The DNA segment TCTGATCCCGGTCGAGTTTATAGTTGGCCGTGATATAGTCATAGGCGGCCAGAAAAAAACCGCCCGTGCCGCAGGCCGGGTCATGAATGGTGTTGCCGGGCCGCGGGGCCACGCACTGCACCATGGCCTTGATCAGAGCCCGCGGGGTAAAATACTGGCCCGCGCCGCTTTTGGTGTCGGCGGCGTTTTTTTCCAGCAACCCCTCGTAAATGTCGCCTTTGATATCCGCCCCCACCATGGTCCACTGTTCCTGGCCGATCATGTCGATGATCTTGAGCAGCTTGGCCGGGTCCTGAATCTTGTTCTGGGACTTGGTGAAAATCTGGCCCAGCGTCCCTTTTTCCGATCCCAGGGAACGCAGCATTTGAGTATAATAGGATTCCAGCTCCGCACCCCGCTTGCGGCTCAAGGTCGGCCAGTCGCAGGGCTCGCCGTCCGGCAGTTCATGACCTTCGGTATCCTTGATTTTCGGAAAATGAATGTTCTTGTTGTATGGCGGGCGGCTCATCTCATCGGCCATTTTCAGAAACAGCAGGTAGGTGATCTGCTCCAGATAATCGCCGTAGCCCACGCCGTCATCGCGCAGCACGTGGGCAAAATTCCATACTCTGGATATCAGGTTTGATTCGTTCATGCGTTTATTCGTTCCTCGTAAAGCGCATCCGCCTTCCAGTTCATCGGGTTGTTTTGAATATAATTTTGAATTTTATAATAGGAATCGGCGTTACGAATAATATGATCATAAAAACGGGATTGCCATGTGAAATCATACCCCAGGCGATGTGCGTGTTTGGTTACCGCCGATTTGTATGACCCTATAATGGATGACAGGGTGTTTTTCCCCTGGTTTTGAAACCGGTTCCGGCCAATGGTCTGGGACGGCAATTGTAGAGACAAGGCATGCCTTGTCTCTACGGAATTATCGGTATCGTTGCCTTTACCGTTCAGGGTTAAAATACCGTGGATATGGTTCGGCATGACCACAAATGGGCCCAATTCCACGCCGGGTGCGTGATGTTGTATTTCGTACCAGCATGTTTCGGCTAATGTTCCGAGTGGGGATAAATGCATTTTATCCTGAACAATGGCCCCGAAATAACATTTGCGATTTTCTGTGCAGATGGTGACAAAATAAGACGCGCTCCACCCATAATCCCAGTTTTGCAGCCGGGTGGATGGGATACGATATTTATTTTGATATTTGTCCATCACGTCGTGCATCATTCAAATTGTCCGGATTATCGCGGTTGTCCGGTTTGGCCCGGGTTTGTTTTTCCCGATTGCCCGGTTGGTTCGGTTCATTATTGTAGAGACAAGGCATGCCTTGTCTCAAATGTGGCATGCCCGGAAATACATACCATACCCATGTGGAGGCATGCCCCTGTAGAGACAAGGCATGCCTTGTCTCTACATTGCCATGCAAATTCCCCGGTGGTATAAATTTCGA comes from the Thermodesulfobacteriota bacterium genome and includes:
- a CDS encoding transposase — protein: MMHDVMDKYQNKYRIPSTRLQNWDYGWSASYFVTICTENRKCYFGAIVQDKMHLSPLGTLAETCWYEIQHHAPGVELGPFVVMPNHIHGILTLNGKGNDTDNSVETRHALSLQLPSQTIGRNRFQNQGKNTLSSIIGSYKSAVTKHAHRLGYDFTWQSRFYDHIIRNADSYYKIQNYIQNNPMNWKADALYEERINA